A genome region from Gymnogyps californianus isolate 813 chromosome 4, ASM1813914v2, whole genome shotgun sequence includes the following:
- the LOC127015501 gene encoding vomeronasal type-1 receptor 92-like, translating to MALVNLLLCCYKEVPAVLSFASTSVFGERGYRIVLYTYHMLRLISIWSVENLSFLHLIKIHRPNHPWSKFIYRHQGQYVNSILAGCWIFSIVFQLPYLQYNTTAESISNETIACLATSTRLSSPGSFTMKFTTYASITLDLIFIILVIVLNGFIIDLLWRQRRKTRAASTTGSTWNKHTAQATKILLSLLSVYVVCWLSNNITWIALVSGLLKHNFENSILRGCYGVLSCIDYSSSSYVIVFGYKKVRQYLTEACWCLRCEKPTIVQSTEV from the coding sequence ATGGCCCTGGTGAACCTCTTGCTCTGTTGCTACAAAGAGGTCCCAGCAGTCCTCTCCTTTGCCAGCACCAGTGTTTTTGGTGAGAGGGGGTACCGCATCGTCCTCTACACGTATCACATGCTGAGGCTGATCAGCATCTGGTCTGTGGAGAATCTAAGTTTCCTCCACTTGATAAAGATCCACAGACCTAACCATCCCTGGTCCAAGTTCATCTACAGGCACCAAGGGCAGTATGTGAACAGCATCCTTGCTGGCTGCTGGATCTTCAGCATCGTCTTCCAATTGCCCTACCTTCAGTACAACACAACAGCAGAGAGCATAAGTAATGAAACCATTGCATGCTTGGCTACCAGCACTCGCTTAAGTTCTCCAGGGAGTTTCACCATGAAGTTCACCACCTACGCATCCATCACCCTGGATCTCATCTTCATCATCCTTGTGATAGTCCTGAATGGATTCATCATTGACCTCCTCTggaggcaaaggagaaagacaagGGCTGCCTCCACCACAGGGAGCACCTGGAACAAGCACACGGCTCAGGCGACCAAAATCTTGCTCTCGCTGCTCTCCGTTTACGTTGTCTGCTGGCTCTCCAACAACATCACCTGGATTGCTCTTGTTTCAGGACTCCTTAAGCACAACTTTGAGAACAGCATCCTCAGAGGTTGCTACGGAGTGCTGTCCTGCATCGATTACTCATCCAGTTCCTATGTCATCGTGTTTGGCTACAAGAAAGTCAGACAATACCTCACTGAAGCCTGCTGGTGCCTGAGATGTGAGAAGCCTACCATTGTCCAGAGCACGGAGGTGTAA